The following coding sequences are from one Ruminococcus flavefaciens AE3010 window:
- a CDS encoding vWA domain-containing protein — translation MNTRLSRYAAMAAACTVMMSAFCSCGDGTANSFNGGTYKKDEHANNNSIVDYAESPAYDDSACYGIDSYSYESPTRPSRNESYKEYTEAGFKDPKYEPLSTFSVDVDTASYSNVRRLIEDGNYVPEDAVRAEEFINYFDYNYPDPEEGRTFGDYVELADCPWNPENKLMMIGIQGKRLPKAETPSSNIVFLIDSSGSMDSYDKLPLVQTAFSMLAEQLTENDRISIVTYAGSADTRIEGASGRDKDDILEALYSITASGGTNGEGGINKAYKLAEKYFIEGGNNRVILATDGDLNIGASSEDELVKLIKSKRDKGIYLSVLGFGTGNYKDDRLEAVADNGNGNYSYIDSVDEAHRVLVQEMEGTLYTIAKDVKIQVEFNPSQIKSYRLIGYDNRLMNAEDFYDTTKDAGEVGAGHSVTALYEVELTQTGDTYRGVQLEFGSEHTTEPADDNGRSELCKLSVTYKPADDDNDIYESQLFGMEKYNAEPSESIRLASAAAEFAMLLRNSEYMGDSSYEYVARTAASLSYGEKTDKLASLAKQAERLYN, via the coding sequence ATGAATACCAGGCTATCAAGATACGCAGCAATGGCTGCCGCTTGTACAGTAATGATGAGTGCATTTTGCAGCTGCGGAGACGGCACAGCAAACAGCTTCAACGGCGGTACTTACAAGAAAGACGAGCACGCAAACAACAATTCAATAGTTGACTATGCAGAGTCTCCCGCATATGATGACAGTGCATGCTACGGCATCGACTCATACAGCTATGAGAGCCCCACCCGTCCGTCACGCAACGAAAGCTACAAGGAATACACAGAAGCAGGCTTCAAGGATCCGAAATATGAGCCTCTCTCAACATTCTCGGTGGATGTGGACACAGCTTCTTATTCAAATGTACGCAGACTTATCGAGGACGGCAATTATGTCCCCGAGGACGCTGTCCGCGCAGAGGAATTCATCAACTACTTTGATTACAATTATCCCGATCCCGAAGAGGGACGCACCTTCGGCGACTACGTTGAGCTTGCAGACTGTCCGTGGAACCCCGAAAACAAGCTCATGATGATCGGTATACAGGGAAAGCGTCTCCCCAAGGCTGAGACTCCCTCCTCAAATATCGTTTTCCTTATAGATTCATCAGGCTCTATGGATTCCTACGACAAGCTTCCTCTGGTGCAGACAGCCTTCTCGATGCTGGCTGAACAGCTTACAGAAAACGACCGCATATCCATAGTTACCTACGCCGGCAGCGCTGATACCCGTATAGAAGGCGCAAGCGGCAGAGACAAGGACGATATCCTCGAAGCTCTCTACTCCATTACCGCTTCGGGCGGCACAAACGGCGAGGGCGGCATAAATAAGGCTTACAAGCTGGCTGAAAAATACTTCATCGAGGGCGGGAACAACCGCGTTATCCTCGCTACAGACGGCGACCTCAACATCGGTGCAAGCTCCGAGGACGAGCTGGTAAAGCTTATCAAGTCCAAGCGCGATAAGGGCATATATCTGTCAGTTTTGGGCTTCGGCACAGGCAATTACAAGGACGACAGGCTGGAGGCTGTGGCTGATAACGGCAACGGCAATTACAGCTATATCGACTCCGTTGACGAGGCTCACAGAGTTCTCGTACAGGAAATGGAAGGCACCCTCTATACAATTGCTAAGGACGTTAAGATACAGGTGGAGTTCAATCCCTCACAGATCAAGAGCTACAGACTTATCGGCTACGATAACAGGCTCATGAATGCCGAGGACTTCTACGATACCACAAAGGACGCAGGCGAAGTGGGCGCAGGTCACAGCGTTACAGCTCTCTATGAGGTCGAGCTGACTCAGACAGGCGATACCTACCGCGGCGTTCAGCTGGAATTCGGCTCAGAGCATACAACAGAGCCTGCTGACGATAACGGCAGAAGCGAGCTCTGCAAGCTCTCAGTTACATACAAACCCGCAGACGATGACAATGACATCTATGAGTCCCAGCTCTTTGGCATGGAAAAATATAACGCTGAGCCCTCCGAGTCCATAAGACTTGCCTCAGCTGCTGCCGAGTTCGCAATGCTTCTCAGAAATTCCGAATATATGGGCGATTCAAGCTATGAATATGTTGCCAGAACAGCAGCCTCCCTGTCATACGGCGAAAAGACAGACAAGCTGGCTTCTCTCGCAAAACAGGCTGAGAGACTTTATAATTAA
- a CDS encoding ATP-dependent helicase: MDIKNYDSAKQAALKRYFSRMNEMQQEAVFTVNGPVLVLAGAGSGKTTVIVNRIANMINFGNAYFDTTREGSAEDIAFLKDYAEGKTDDFDTLRDTVAVDPIRPWNILAITFTNKAAGELKERLAAMLGDEAMNIHASTFHSACVRILRSEIEALGYGRDFTIYDSDDSQRMIKNVMGELDISEKQLAPKAVLSDISFAKDKMITPAELRADAGQDYRKKMVAKLYALYQERMRAANALDFDDILVLTVELFEQFPEVLEKYRQRFKYIMVDEYQDTNHVQFRLVSLLSEGHKNLCVVGDDDQSIYKFRGANIENILGFEEQFEGAKVIRLEQNYRSTQTILDAANSVISNNNSRKPKTLWTSGEKGDKVYWYKAVDETDEAKFVADTILEKYKETGRYSDSAVLYRMNAQSNSIERMLVKCGIPYRVYGGMRFYDRKEIKDVTSYLSFINNHNDMLRFRRIINEPKRGIGDSTLTVIEDISRDLKISPFDVLKNCDEYAPLSKKVTALKNAYQMFEFLTEKSEELPLDEFLDVLLDKTGYLDSLKTLENADTKIENVQELRTSMVQYMEQAEEPSLSGFLEEVALYTEADRDDGSGDKVTLMTVHSAKGLEYENIFVIGMDDGIFPSARSFDSEDDMEEERRLAYVAITRAKKRLYLTNARQRMLFGQTQHNVTSRFMKEIGSELVEKHDNAAAMKQQLEENDKSVTEVRSATLQQQLARSKKTAGAAPKEAVAYTAGEKVSHSIFGEGVIVSVKPMANDSMLEIAFDKVGTKKIMANYAKLKKL; encoded by the coding sequence ATGGATATTAAAAATTATGATTCGGCAAAACAGGCGGCACTTAAAAGATATTTCAGCCGTATGAACGAGATGCAGCAGGAAGCTGTATTTACGGTGAACGGTCCTGTGCTCGTGCTTGCGGGAGCAGGAAGCGGAAAGACCACTGTTATCGTAAACCGCATTGCTAACATGATAAATTTCGGAAACGCCTACTTTGACACCACCCGTGAGGGAAGTGCCGAGGATATCGCCTTTCTGAAGGACTATGCAGAGGGTAAGACCGACGATTTCGATACTCTCAGGGATACCGTTGCCGTTGACCCCATACGTCCGTGGAACATACTGGCTATAACATTTACAAACAAGGCGGCAGGAGAGCTCAAGGAGAGACTTGCGGCTATGCTGGGCGATGAGGCTATGAATATACACGCCTCCACCTTCCATTCAGCCTGCGTAAGGATACTCAGAAGCGAGATAGAGGCTCTCGGATATGGTCGTGATTTTACCATATATGATTCCGACGACAGTCAGCGTATGATAAAGAACGTAATGGGCGAGCTTGACATTTCAGAGAAGCAGCTTGCGCCTAAGGCTGTCCTCAGCGATATAAGCTTTGCAAAGGACAAGATGATAACACCTGCTGAGCTCCGCGCCGACGCAGGTCAGGACTACCGCAAGAAAATGGTGGCTAAGCTCTATGCCCTCTATCAGGAACGCATGAGAGCTGCAAATGCCCTTGATTTCGACGATATACTTGTGCTGACAGTGGAGCTCTTCGAGCAGTTCCCCGAGGTGCTGGAGAAGTACAGACAGCGCTTTAAGTACATCATGGTGGACGAGTATCAGGACACCAACCATGTGCAGTTCAGACTGGTATCCCTGCTTTCGGAGGGACACAAGAACCTCTGTGTTGTAGGCGACGACGACCAGAGCATATATAAGTTCCGCGGCGCCAATATCGAGAATATCCTCGGCTTTGAGGAGCAGTTCGAGGGCGCAAAGGTAATACGCCTTGAGCAGAATTACCGCTCCACACAGACTATACTCGACGCGGCAAACTCCGTTATCAGCAACAATAACAGCCGCAAGCCAAAGACTCTGTGGACTTCGGGTGAAAAGGGCGACAAGGTCTACTGGTACAAGGCGGTGGACGAGACCGACGAGGCTAAATTCGTAGCAGATACCATACTTGAAAAGTACAAGGAGACAGGGCGCTACTCCGACAGCGCCGTGCTCTACAGAATGAACGCACAGTCCAACTCCATTGAGCGTATGCTGGTAAAATGCGGCATACCCTACAGAGTTTACGGCGGCATGCGATTCTACGACCGTAAGGAGATAAAGGACGTTACCTCTTATCTCAGCTTTATAAACAACCACAATGATATGCTCCGCTTCAGACGCATAATCAACGAGCCAAAGCGCGGTATCGGCGATTCTACCCTGACTGTAATCGAGGACATCAGCCGCGACCTTAAAATATCGCCTTTTGACGTGCTGAAAAACTGCGACGAGTACGCTCCGCTGTCCAAGAAGGTAACAGCCCTGAAAAATGCATATCAGATGTTTGAATTCCTTACCGAGAAGTCTGAGGAGCTCCCGCTGGACGAATTCCTCGATGTGCTCCTCGACAAGACAGGCTATCTGGACAGCCTTAAAACTCTTGAAAATGCAGATACCAAAATAGAGAACGTACAGGAGCTCCGCACCTCCATGGTACAGTACATGGAGCAGGCAGAGGAGCCCTCACTCAGCGGCTTCCTTGAAGAAGTTGCCCTCTATACCGAGGCTGACCGCGACGACGGCAGCGGCGACAAGGTAACTCTCATGACTGTCCACTCAGCAAAGGGACTGGAATACGAGAATATCTTCGTTATCGGCATGGACGACGGCATCTTCCCCAGCGCCCGCTCATTCGACAGCGAGGACGACATGGAGGAGGAAAGACGACTTGCATACGTTGCCATAACCCGTGCAAAGAAGCGCCTTTACCTCACCAATGCAAGACAGCGCATGCTCTTCGGACAGACCCAGCACAATGTCACATCACGCTTTATGAAGGAGATAGGCAGCGAGCTTGTGGAGAAGCACGACAATGCCGCAGCCATGAAGCAGCAGCTTGAAGAGAACGATAAGTCTGTTACCGAGGTGCGCTCTGCAACATTGCAGCAGCAGCTTGCAAGAAGCAAAAAGACTGCAGGGGCTGCTCCAAAGGAGGCTGTTGCGTATACGGCAGGTGAAAAAGTATCTCACAGCATATTCGGCGAGGGCGTTATCGTATCGGTAAAGCCTATGGCAAACGATTCAATGCTGGAGATAGCCTTTGACAAGGTAGGTACAAAGAAGATAATGGCAAACTACGCAAAGCTTAAAAAGCTCTGA
- the pyk gene encoding pyruvate kinase, translated as MRKTKIVCTIGPATDDENIMRELMLAGMNVARFNFSHGDYETHEKRFRVIERLRKELDLPVATLLDTKGPEIRLGKFVDDKPVEIHDGDTYTLTTEDVLCDDKVGSISFKKLPRDVSMGTRILINDGVIELLAEKVTTNEIVCRVVHGGILSNNKGINVPGVKLSMPYLSERDMDDLEFGSKMGFDFIAASFVRTAADINYLRKFTQSLGWFDVRIIAKIENTDGVENIDEILEAADGIMVARGDMGVEIPFEQIPAIQKSLIKNGYNAGKQVITATQMLESMITNPRPTRAEITDVANALYDGTSAIMLSGETAAGAFPVEAVKTMALIAETTENNINYKARFASRSSEQNGSVAEAIAHATVTTAHDLNAKAIITVSLGGQTARLISKYRPSCPIISCTMSEVVCRQMNMSWGVIPFIIDEKTNTDDLFAAAVEAAESHRLVEDGDLVAITAGVPLGVSGTTNLMKVERIGK; from the coding sequence ATGAGAAAGACTAAGATAGTATGTACCATAGGTCCTGCAACTGACGACGAAAACATCATGCGCGAGCTCATGCTGGCTGGCATGAACGTTGCACGCTTCAACTTCTCCCACGGAGATTACGAGACCCACGAGAAGCGCTTCCGTGTTATCGAAAGGCTCAGAAAGGAGCTTGACCTGCCTGTTGCCACGCTTCTTGACACCAAGGGCCCCGAGATAAGACTGGGAAAATTCGTGGACGACAAGCCCGTTGAGATACACGACGGCGATACATATACCCTCACGACCGAGGACGTGCTCTGCGACGACAAGGTGGGAAGCATAAGCTTTAAGAAGCTGCCCCGTGATGTCAGCATGGGCACAAGGATACTTATAAATGACGGCGTTATCGAGCTTCTTGCGGAAAAGGTGACTACCAACGAGATAGTCTGCCGCGTAGTTCACGGCGGTATTCTCTCCAACAACAAGGGCATCAACGTCCCCGGAGTAAAGCTCTCCATGCCATACCTCAGCGAAAGGGACATGGACGACCTTGAATTCGGCTCGAAAATGGGCTTTGACTTCATTGCTGCAAGCTTTGTCCGCACAGCTGCGGATATCAACTACCTGAGAAAGTTCACCCAGAGTCTCGGCTGGTTCGATGTCAGAATTATCGCAAAGATAGAGAACACCGACGGCGTTGAGAACATCGACGAGATACTTGAAGCTGCCGACGGTATTATGGTAGCCCGCGGAGATATGGGCGTTGAGATACCATTCGAGCAGATACCCGCTATACAGAAGTCCCTTATCAAAAATGGCTACAACGCAGGCAAGCAGGTAATAACCGCAACACAGATGCTGGAGTCCATGATAACCAACCCCCGTCCTACCCGTGCGGAGATAACCGACGTTGCAAATGCTCTCTACGACGGCACAAGCGCTATCATGCTCTCAGGCGAGACTGCCGCAGGTGCTTTCCCTGTTGAAGCTGTAAAGACTATGGCTCTCATTGCCGAGACCACCGAGAACAACATCAACTACAAGGCTCGCTTTGCGTCAAGAAGCTCCGAGCAGAACGGCAGTGTTGCCGAGGCTATCGCTCACGCTACTGTTACTACCGCACACGACCTTAACGCAAAGGCTATCATCACCGTATCTCTGGGCGGACAGACAGCGAGACTTATCTCCAAGTACCGTCCCAGCTGTCCTATTATCAGCTGCACCATGAGCGAGGTGGTTTGCCGCCAGATGAATATGAGCTGGGGCGTTATACCATTTATAATAGATGAAAAGACCAACACCGACGACCTCTTTGCCGCAGCAGTTGAAGCTGCCGAGTCTCACAGACTTGTTGAGGACGGCGACCTTGTGGCTATCACCGCAGGCGTACCTCTCGGTGTATCGGGTACTACGAATCTTATGAAGGTCGAAAGAATAGGTAAATAA
- a CDS encoding GNAT family N-acetyltransferase: MMMTTITTDRLILRPLTVDDAEAAFEWTGDERVAKYMIYSTHESVETTKEWLRSIKPSENVFGFVRKSDNKLIGSGGIRLLEDGFWEFGYNLCYDCWGQGYATEASRAMIEYVRSKYGDIRLRSECAVENTASAHVIEKCGLHFVGYGEYSSYDGKKTFKAKIFEL; this comes from the coding sequence ATGATGATGACGACGATAACGACTGACCGCCTTATACTTCGTCCGCTGACTGTTGACGATGCGGAAGCCGCCTTTGAGTGGACAGGGGACGAGCGTGTGGCGAAATATATGATATACTCCACCCACGAGAGCGTGGAGACCACAAAAGAGTGGCTGAGAAGTATCAAGCCCTCTGAGAATGTTTTCGGCTTTGTCCGAAAAAGTGATAATAAGCTCATAGGCTCAGGCGGTATAAGACTGCTTGAGGACGGCTTCTGGGAGTTCGGCTACAATCTCTGCTATGACTGCTGGGGACAGGGCTATGCTACAGAGGCTTCAAGGGCTATGATAGAATATGTCCGCAGCAAGTACGGAGATATCCGTCTCAGGTCTGAGTGCGCCGTGGAGAATACAGCCTCTGCTCATGTGATTGAAAAGTGCGGACTGCACTTTGTGGGCTATGGCGAGTATTCGAGCTACGATGGAAAGAAAACTTTCAAAGCCAAGATTTTTGAGCTTTGA
- a CDS encoding Dabb family protein — MIKHIVMFKLKEADGRSEYENALEAQKRFDNVIANVKELKKGEVVINSKDAPESNYTISLLCDFETIDDLNAYQVHPAHLEFGKFIGSVKTDRACIDYEY, encoded by the coding sequence ATGATAAAGCATATCGTAATGTTCAAACTTAAAGAAGCTGACGGCAGGAGCGAGTACGAAAACGCTCTCGAAGCTCAGAAGCGCTTCGACAACGTTATCGCAAATGTCAAGGAGCTGAAAAAAGGCGAGGTAGTCATCAACTCCAAGGACGCTCCCGAGAGCAACTACACTATCTCACTTCTCTGCGATTTTGAGACTATCGACGACCTTAACGCGTATCAGGTTCACCCTGCACACCTTGAGTTCGGCAAGTTCATCGGCAGCGTAAAGACAGACAGAGCTTGTATCGACTATGAATACTGA
- a CDS encoding SDR family NAD(P)-dependent oxidoreductase — protein MVNVKGKWALITGASRGLGYLSAIFMAKQGCNLVLHSRTEEHCAKVLSEVKALGVDAYIVTAELSDMEQVDRMCRTIDEKGTKLDIILNNAGLQIAYRTEYLTTPASDYDISFKINTTAPMMICYHFLPQMKERGFGRIVNTTSGIDLEPEQAGYSAAKAALNKVTRDLGKNYEGTDVTLSLTDPGWCRTDLGGPKAPNSPESALPGILVGAFIDDKKCGRIFSAQEFTGMTLEEAVAKAEKQAGVY, from the coding sequence ATGGTAAACGTAAAAGGCAAATGGGCGCTCATTACAGGTGCGAGCCGCGGACTGGGATACCTTTCAGCCATATTCATGGCTAAGCAGGGCTGCAACCTCGTTCTCCACAGCAGAACAGAGGAGCACTGTGCAAAGGTCCTCAGCGAAGTAAAGGCACTGGGCGTTGACGCTTACATTGTGACAGCAGAGCTCTCAGACATGGAACAGGTAGACAGAATGTGCCGCACTATTGACGAAAAGGGCACAAAGCTCGACATTATCCTCAACAACGCAGGACTCCAGATAGCATACAGAACAGAATATCTGACAACTCCCGCATCGGATTACGACATAAGCTTTAAGATAAATACTACAGCTCCTATGATGATATGCTATCATTTTCTTCCGCAGATGAAGGAGCGTGGCTTCGGACGCATAGTCAATACCACCAGCGGTATCGATCTTGAACCCGAGCAGGCAGGCTACTCCGCAGCAAAGGCAGCCCTCAATAAGGTGACGCGCGATCTCGGCAAGAACTATGAGGGAACTGACGTTACGCTCAGTCTTACGGACCCCGGTTGGTGCAGGACTGATCTCGGCGGACCCAAGGCTCCCAATTCTCCCGAGAGCGCTCTCCCGGGAATACTGGTGGGAGCTTTCATCGACGACAAGAAATGCGGACGTATCTTCTCGGCACAGGAGTTCACGGGCATGACTCTCGAAGAAGCCGTTGCCAAGGCCGAAAAGCAGGCAGGGGTGTATTAA
- a CDS encoding bifunctional folylpolyglutamate synthase/dihydrofolate synthase yields the protein MNIEECMSFINSYTKSGGRITDLSRARELMKRVGDPQERLKFVHIAGTNGKGSTLEYIGRALQLSGYKTGKFTSPFVLRYTDRIRINDDEIDEKSLCDIAQFVKERVDDRAYSQFEITMAIAMLWFERENCDIVVLETGIGGTLDSTNVIPPPLLSVITSISLDHTVLLGDTVEEIASHKAGIIKSGSAVVLSEDNPDSVKELVRETAERVGAELIPLEDCKPAADGGLFSPFIYRGIKLTPAMAGIHQKYNAQTAITACIYLRTKGFSVSDGAIIEAVETTQVKARVQYIDGEPPVIVDGGHNPSGVNMLSLMLMYLSTRGKKIYTVMGMVDSKDYVDCVKTISGLSDKLFAVDGFAPNAVSAETIADIASFRTEAEFGTLAECAEKAKALACENNGVAVICGSLYLASEYLNQN from the coding sequence ATGAACATCGAAGAATGTATGAGCTTTATAAACTCCTATACCAAATCGGGAGGACGTATAACCGACCTCTCCCGCGCAAGGGAGCTTATGAAGCGTGTGGGCGACCCGCAGGAGCGGCTTAAATTCGTCCATATCGCAGGCACCAACGGTAAGGGCTCTACCCTTGAATATATCGGCAGAGCATTGCAGCTCTCGGGCTACAAGACGGGAAAGTTCACCTCGCCCTTCGTTCTGCGCTACACCGACAGAATACGCATAAACGACGACGAGATAGACGAGAAGTCCCTCTGTGATATAGCGCAGTTCGTAAAGGAGCGTGTGGACGACAGGGCTTATTCCCAGTTCGAGATAACAATGGCGATAGCTATGCTGTGGTTTGAGCGCGAGAATTGCGACATCGTTGTGCTTGAAACGGGCATAGGCGGAACACTGGACTCCACAAACGTGATACCGCCGCCCCTGCTTTCTGTGATAACCTCCATATCTCTCGACCACACGGTGCTTCTCGGTGATACAGTGGAGGAGATAGCTTCACACAAGGCAGGCATAATCAAGAGCGGCTCTGCGGTTGTTCTCTCCGAGGACAACCCCGACAGCGTTAAGGAGCTCGTCCGCGAGACTGCGGAAAGAGTCGGCGCGGAGCTCATACCCCTTGAGGACTGCAAGCCGGCGGCAGACGGCGGACTTTTCTCGCCGTTCATATACAGGGGCATAAAGCTCACTCCTGCAATGGCAGGTATACACCAGAAGTACAACGCACAGACTGCCATAACCGCCTGCATTTATCTCCGCACAAAGGGCTTCTCCGTAAGTGACGGTGCTATAATAGAGGCTGTGGAGACCACACAGGTCAAGGCGAGAGTGCAGTACATAGACGGGGAGCCTCCTGTTATCGTGGACGGCGGACACAATCCCTCGGGAGTGAATATGCTGTCCCTTATGCTCATGTATCTCAGCACGAGAGGGAAGAAGATATACACAGTCATGGGCATGGTGGACTCCAAGGACTATGTGGACTGCGTAAAGACCATATCGGGGTTGTCGGACAAGCTCTTTGCGGTGGACGGATTTGCACCCAATGCGGTGTCTGCGGAGACTATCGCGGATATAGCTTCGTTCCGCACGGAAGCGGAGTTCGGTACCCTTGCGGAGTGCGCGGAAAAGGCAAAAGCACTTGCCTGTGAGAACAACGGCGTGGCAGTAATATGCGGCTCGCTTTATCTTGCAAGCGAGTATCTGAATCAAAATTAA
- a CDS encoding patatin-like phospholipase family protein translates to MKKMQVYSGIETLPRGRASDNITEGCMVLEGGAFRGVYTSGVLDALMEEDINMRCTVGVSAGALNGVNYVSGQIGRSGRINLRYRHDSRYVGPKALRRNKGIIGFDFVFGDMAKVPPLDKKRFMDKSRQFYAVVTNLKTGKPEYLEKNSGIPPLRAVRASASMPFVSKPVIINGKPYHDGGCSCKIPYQFAIDKGFEKIIVIKTRYAEFRKPVSERKLRAENVVYRNYPQFARTLINSSEDYNRQCDELERLAAEGRIFLITPSEAVSVSRLEGDMEKLGHVYNMGYNDAKNELERLREYLKK, encoded by the coding sequence ATGAAGAAAATGCAGGTGTATTCGGGCATAGAAACGCTTCCGAGGGGACGCGCTTCAGATAATATCACAGAGGGCTGTATGGTTCTTGAGGGCGGAGCCTTCCGCGGTGTCTATACCTCGGGAGTCCTCGACGCTCTCATGGAAGAGGATATAAATATGCGCTGTACCGTGGGTGTTTCCGCAGGAGCTCTCAACGGCGTCAACTACGTCTCGGGACAGATAGGACGCTCGGGCAGGATAAATCTCCGTTACCGTCACGACAGCCGCTACGTGGGACCCAAGGCGCTCCGCCGCAACAAGGGCATTATCGGCTTTGATTTTGTGTTCGGAGATATGGCAAAGGTGCCGCCACTTGACAAGAAGCGCTTCATGGACAAGTCAAGGCAGTTCTACGCTGTGGTCACAAATCTTAAAACGGGAAAGCCCGAGTATCTGGAGAAAAACTCGGGTATACCGCCGCTCCGCGCAGTACGCGCTTCGGCTTCCATGCCCTTTGTATCAAAGCCTGTCATCATAAACGGCAAGCCCTACCATGACGGTGGGTGCAGCTGCAAGATACCCTATCAGTTCGCCATTGACAAGGGCTTTGAGAAGATAATCGTTATCAAGACCAGATATGCGGAGTTCCGCAAGCCTGTCAGCGAAAGGAAGCTCCGTGCAGAGAACGTGGTGTACCGTAATTATCCGCAGTTTGCAAGGACTCTCATAAACAGCAGCGAGGACTACAACCGCCAGTGCGACGAGCTTGAAAGGCTTGCCGCCGAGGGACGGATATTCCTTATCACTCCGTCGGAAGCCGTCAGTGTCAGCCGTCTTGAGGGCGACATGGAAAAGCTGGGACATGTTTACAATATGGGCTATAACGACGCAAAAAACGAGCTTGAAAGGCTTCGTGAATATCTGAAAAAATAG
- a CDS encoding ABC transporter ATP-binding protein codes for MSLLRLQNVEKYYGSRSSLTKAVDDISFNVEKGEFTAIMGASGSGKTTLLNCISTIDRVTAGHIMLEDQDITKLKGKELNKFRRDKLGFIFQDFNLMDTLTAYENIALALSIQKRSAKDIDKAVKTVAEQLGITEVLNKYPYEMSGGQKQRVASARAIVTSPKLVLADEPTGALDSKSAKMLLERFNYLNHEHDATIIMVTHDSFTASYASRVLFIKDGKVFNEINRGGDSRKQFFDKIINVVTLLGGDVSDAL; via the coding sequence ATGTCATTACTCAGATTACAGAACGTTGAAAAATATTACGGAAGCCGTTCAAGCCTTACAAAGGCAGTTGACGATATCTCCTTCAATGTGGAGAAGGGCGAGTTCACCGCTATCATGGGAGCTTCGGGAAGCGGCAAGACCACGCTTCTCAACTGCATATCCACTATCGACCGCGTTACCGCAGGTCACATCATGCTTGAGGATCAGGACATCACAAAGCTCAAGGGCAAGGAGCTGAACAAGTTCCGCCGCGACAAGCTTGGCTTCATCTTTCAGGACTTCAACCTTATGGACACACTGACAGCCTACGAGAACATCGCCCTTGCGCTTTCCATTCAGAAGCGCTCCGCAAAGGATATCGACAAGGCAGTAAAGACCGTAGCCGAGCAGCTTGGCATTACTGAGGTCCTTAACAAGTACCCCTATGAGATGTCGGGCGGACAGAAGCAGAGAGTGGCTTCCGCAAGAGCTATCGTTACTTCTCCTAAGCTTGTCCTTGCCGACGAGCCAACGGGAGCACTGGACTCAAAGTCCGCAAAGATGCTCCTTGAACGCTTCAACTACCTCAATCATGAGCATGATGCTACTATAATAATGGTAACACACGACTCCTTTACCGCAAGCTATGCTTCAAGAGTTCTCTTCATCAAGGACGGCAAGGTGTTCAACGAGATAAACCGCGGCGGAGACAGCCGCAAGCAGTTCTTCGACAAGATAATCAATGTAGTTACACTGCTTGGAGGTGACGTCAGCGATGCTCTTTAA